In Ochrobactrum vermis, the following proteins share a genomic window:
- a CDS encoding MaoC family dehydratase yields the protein MKDAITLDQLREAIGTEIGCSEWREVTQEMINQFADATDDHQFIHVDPERAAKETPFGGTIAHGFLTLSLLSTLAYEALPMLEGATMGINYGFDKLRFQSPVKTGARVRARFKLADADIRPSGRVVNHYDVTLEIENALKPALTATWLTIAVVEPPES from the coding sequence ATGAAAGATGCAATCACGCTCGACCAGTTGCGCGAGGCAATCGGCACGGAAATCGGATGTTCCGAGTGGCGCGAAGTCACGCAGGAAATGATCAACCAGTTCGCGGATGCAACCGACGATCATCAGTTCATTCACGTCGATCCGGAACGCGCTGCCAAGGAAACGCCTTTTGGCGGCACCATCGCGCACGGCTTTCTGACCCTATCGCTGCTTTCGACATTGGCTTATGAAGCGCTGCCGATGCTGGAAGGTGCCACGATGGGCATCAATTATGGCTTCGACAAGCTGCGCTTCCAGTCCCCGGTCAAGACCGGCGCACGCGTGCGGGCTCGCTTCAAGCTTGCCGATGCGGATATCCGCCCGTCAGGCCGGGTGGTCAATCATTATGATGTGACGCTCGAAATCGAGAACGCGCTGAAGCCGGCGCTGACAGCGACATGGCTGACGATTGCCGTCGTGGAGCCGCCAGAAAGCTGA
- the rpsU gene encoding 30S ribosomal protein S21 — protein MQVLVRDNNVDQALRALKKKMQREGIFREMKMRGHYEKPSEKRAREKAEAVRRARKLARKRAQREGLIGGRPGAR, from the coding sequence GTGCAGGTACTCGTCCGCGATAATAATGTTGATCAGGCTCTCCGCGCTCTCAAGAAAAAGATGCAGCGCGAAGGTATCTTCCGCGAAATGAAGATGCGCGGCCACTATGAAAAGCCGTCCGAAAAGCGCGCCCGCGAAAAGGCAGAAGCCGTTCGTCGCGCACGCAAGCTGGCCCGTAAGCGCGCACAGCGTGAAGGCCTCATCGGCGGCCGTCCAGGCGCTCGCTGA
- a CDS encoding methionine ABC transporter ATP-binding protein, whose product MTIEKPPAASAPIVEMKDVRRMFGDTAAINGVSLSVARGEILGIIGRSGAGKSTLIRCVNGLEKPDAGSILIEGREITGLGEDALRPVRRRIGMVFQHFNLLSAKTVAQNIALPLKIAGKPKAERVKRVAELLELVGLSDKAKQYPAQLSGGQKQRVGIARALAAEPAVLLSDEATSALDPETTQSILALLKDINTKLGLTILLITHEMEVIRRIADRVIVLDHGAIAEEGPVWKVFANPQSPVTQSMLQVLTPELPAIWRDRLEKSGDLAILKVKLSGAAAKGAFFGDVAAATGIAPQLIHGGMDTIQGEPVGTLFIGLPAQDKAKLDATITYLNTHADATEVLGYVSGDA is encoded by the coding sequence GTGACCATTGAAAAGCCACCCGCCGCATCAGCGCCCATCGTCGAGATGAAAGACGTGCGCCGAATGTTCGGCGATACGGCAGCCATCAACGGCGTTTCGCTTTCCGTCGCACGCGGCGAAATCCTCGGCATCATCGGTCGCAGCGGCGCGGGCAAGTCCACGCTGATCCGTTGCGTCAACGGCCTTGAAAAGCCGGATGCCGGCTCGATCCTGATCGAAGGTCGTGAAATCACCGGCCTTGGCGAAGATGCGCTGCGCCCCGTGCGCCGTCGCATCGGCATGGTGTTCCAGCATTTCAATCTGCTTTCGGCCAAGACCGTTGCCCAAAACATCGCTCTGCCGCTGAAAATTGCGGGCAAGCCGAAGGCTGAACGTGTCAAGCGTGTGGCAGAACTGCTGGAGCTGGTCGGCCTTTCCGACAAGGCAAAGCAATATCCCGCCCAGCTCTCCGGCGGCCAGAAACAGCGCGTCGGCATCGCTCGCGCTCTTGCTGCCGAACCTGCCGTGCTGCTTTCCGACGAAGCGACATCTGCGCTCGACCCGGAAACCACGCAGTCCATTCTGGCGCTGCTGAAAGATATCAACACCAAGCTCGGCCTCACCATCCTGCTCATCACCCATGAGATGGAAGTGATCCGCCGCATTGCCGACCGCGTCATCGTGCTCGACCATGGCGCAATCGCAGAGGAAGGCCCGGTCTGGAAAGTCTTCGCCAACCCGCAATCGCCTGTCACGCAGAGCATGTTGCAGGTGCTTACGCCGGAACTGCCTGCCATCTGGCGCGACCGGCTGGAAAAATCCGGCGATCTCGCCATACTGAAGGTGAAACTGTCGGGCGCGGCGGCAAAAGGCGCGTTCTTCGGTGATGTCGCCGCTGCCACCGGAATCGCACCGCAGCTGATCCATGGCGGCATGGACACGATTCAGGGCGAGCCGGTCGGCACGCTCTTCATCGGCCTGCCCGCACAGGACAAGGCGAAACTCGACGCCACAATCACCTATCTCAACACCCATGCAGACGCCACGGAGGTACTCGGCTATGTCTCAGGCGATGCTTGA
- a CDS encoding methionine ABC transporter permease: MSQAMLDLLWRSFWETIIMTGFSSLISLVVGLPLALIMILTERGGLAQNLTVNMFLGAIINGFRSVPFIILLVALIPVTRLIVGTSIGTWASIVPLSIAAIPYYARIAEVSLREVDHGLIEAARSMGANRWTIVREVLVPEALPGIVAGFTVTIITLVGASAMAGAIGAGGLGDLAIRYGYQRFETQIMIAVVIILIIMVCGIQWIGDRLVSRLDKRNLRA; the protein is encoded by the coding sequence ATGTCTCAGGCGATGCTTGATCTTCTCTGGCGCTCCTTCTGGGAGACCATCATCATGACCGGCTTTTCGAGCCTGATTTCGCTCGTCGTCGGTCTGCCGCTCGCGCTCATCATGATCCTGACCGAACGCGGCGGACTTGCCCAGAACCTGACCGTCAATATGTTTCTCGGCGCCATCATCAACGGCTTCCGCTCGGTTCCGTTCATCATTTTGCTGGTGGCGCTGATCCCGGTCACGCGTCTTATCGTCGGCACATCCATCGGCACATGGGCCTCCATCGTGCCGCTGTCCATTGCCGCTATCCCCTATTATGCGCGCATAGCGGAAGTATCGTTGCGTGAAGTGGATCATGGCCTGATCGAAGCCGCGCGCTCCATGGGCGCGAACCGCTGGACCATCGTGCGCGAAGTACTCGTCCCCGAAGCCCTGCCGGGCATTGTCGCGGGCTTCACGGTCACAATCATCACTCTGGTCGGCGCATCGGCAATGGCAGGCGCCATTGGCGCGGGCGGTCTGGGCGATCTTGCGATCCGCTATGGCTATCAGCGCTTTGAGACGCAGATCATGATCGCGGTCGTGATCATCCTCATCATCATGGTTTGCGGTATCCAGTGGATCGGCGACCGGCTGGTGAGCCGCCTCGACAAGCGCAACCTGCGCGCCTGA
- a CDS encoding NAD(P)(+) transhydrogenase (Re/Si-specific) subunit beta, protein MSVNLAAFLYLVSGVLFILALRGLSHPTTSRQGNMYGMIGMAISIVTTLLLARPSFGGLALIVLGIAIGGGVGAVIARRIAMTAMPQLVAAFHSLIGLAAVLVAAAAIYSPHSFGIGEVGQIHGQALIEMSLGVAIGAITFTGSIIAFLKLDGRMSGKPIMLPGRHVINAALAAAIVLLVVVLVNTESHFVFWLIVLLSLVFGVLIIVPIGGADMPVVVSMLNSYSGWAAAGIGFTLGNLALIITGALVGSSGAILSYIMCKGMNRSFISVILGGFGGDTSGGPTGEVEQRPVKQGSADDAAFIMKNASKVIIVPGYGMAVAQAQHALREMADKLKAEGVEVKYAIHPVAGRMPGHMNVLLAEANVPYDEVFELEDINSEFAQADVAFVIGANDVTNPAAKTDPKSPIFGMPILDVDKAGTVLFIKRGMGSGYAGVENELFFRDNTMMLFADAKKMVESIVKALDH, encoded by the coding sequence ATGAGCGTTAATCTCGCAGCCTTCCTTTATCTCGTCTCCGGCGTGCTGTTCATTCTGGCGCTGCGCGGCCTGTCGCATCCGACGACCAGCCGTCAGGGCAATATGTACGGCATGATCGGTATGGCGATTTCCATCGTCACCACGCTTCTGCTAGCGCGTCCAAGCTTTGGCGGTCTGGCATTGATCGTCCTTGGCATCGCCATTGGTGGCGGTGTCGGTGCAGTCATCGCGCGCCGCATCGCCATGACGGCCATGCCGCAGCTCGTTGCCGCGTTCCACTCGCTGATCGGTCTTGCTGCCGTTCTGGTGGCCGCTGCCGCAATTTACTCGCCGCATTCCTTCGGTATCGGCGAAGTTGGCCAGATCCACGGTCAGGCGCTGATCGAAATGTCGCTGGGTGTGGCCATTGGCGCGATCACCTTCACCGGCTCGATCATCGCCTTCCTCAAGCTTGACGGTCGCATGTCGGGCAAGCCAATCATGCTGCCGGGACGTCATGTCATCAACGCGGCTCTTGCCGCAGCCATTGTGTTGCTGGTCGTTGTGCTGGTGAATACCGAAAGCCATTTCGTGTTCTGGCTGATCGTGCTTCTGTCGCTGGTATTCGGTGTGCTGATCATCGTGCCAATCGGCGGCGCGGACATGCCGGTCGTGGTTTCCATGCTCAATTCCTATTCGGGCTGGGCAGCGGCAGGTATCGGCTTCACGCTTGGCAATCTGGCGCTCATCATCACCGGTGCGCTGGTCGGCTCGTCGGGTGCGATCCTGTCCTACATCATGTGTAAGGGCATGAACCGTTCGTTCATCTCGGTCATTCTTGGCGGCTTTGGCGGCGATACGTCTGGCGGTCCGACTGGCGAGGTCGAACAGCGTCCGGTCAAGCAGGGTTCTGCCGACGATGCGGCCTTCATCATGAAGAACGCTTCCAAGGTCATCATCGTGCCGGGCTATGGTATGGCGGTGGCGCAGGCCCAGCACGCGCTGCGTGAAATGGCCGACAAGCTCAAGGCCGAAGGCGTGGAAGTCAAATACGCCATCCATCCGGTGGCCGGTCGTATGCCGGGCCATATGAACGTGCTTCTGGCCGAGGCCAACGTGCCTTACGATGAAGTGTTCGAGCTGGAAGACATCAATTCGGAATTCGCGCAGGCCGATGTGGCTTTCGTGATCGGCGCGAACGACGTCACCAATCCGGCGGCGAAGACCGATCCGAAGTCACCGATCTTCGGCATGCCGATCCTCGATGTCGACAAGGCCGGCACGGTTCTGTTCATCAAGCGCGGCATGGGCTCCGGCTATGCTGGCGTGGAAAACGAACTGTTCTTCCGCGACAACACCATGATGCTCTTCGCCGATGCGAAGAAGATGGTGGAGAGTATTGTGAAAGCGCTTGATCACTAG
- a CDS encoding alpha/beta hydrolase — MPLRKRLVIQFTGYEGLHPKAVRVRHAQMLKDFDRLWKAKTKLPPMTEEPDDCGTTTALTVGNGWQTETEFCQFGAADIFDDYAARSTPKRMLTGFHAFLNILFTGTLWRYLITSWRFVLFFMWPFLLSLAILAVAALLAFAPMAAGLSALHLLWSAPLAAIVATLLVRKPGDRFFMSYLLDDWSAAYDRIHSRNEKLNQRRKAFAEAMKRKIETSNADEVIIVAHSLGTVPAVEALADLQRERPDLLAKQPVSLLAIGSCLMMIALHPKTKSLREDVRVVIEESPVLWSEFQVLTDIIHFYGSDPTKVLKLKTANPPLINRIRFKHVHSDNRYKRSKGNFFLMHLLYMRGAEKKNFYDFGMFLHGPFFFRDLMTTHKEKAAPLDEEGRLPVQYSDAA, encoded by the coding sequence ATGCCCCTCCGCAAACGACTCGTTATCCAGTTCACAGGCTATGAAGGCCTGCACCCCAAGGCCGTCCGCGTGCGTCACGCGCAGATGTTGAAGGATTTCGACCGCCTATGGAAAGCAAAAACCAAGCTTCCGCCCATGACGGAGGAGCCTGACGATTGTGGCACGACGACCGCCCTCACTGTGGGCAATGGCTGGCAAACGGAAACGGAGTTCTGCCAGTTCGGCGCGGCGGATATTTTCGATGATTATGCCGCGCGCTCGACGCCGAAGCGCATGCTGACCGGCTTTCACGCATTCTTGAACATTTTATTCACAGGAACGCTGTGGCGTTATCTGATCACAAGCTGGCGCTTTGTCCTGTTTTTCATGTGGCCGTTTCTGCTGTCGCTGGCGATTCTGGCTGTCGCGGCCCTGCTGGCCTTCGCACCGATGGCAGCAGGTCTTTCGGCCTTGCATCTTCTCTGGTCGGCTCCGCTTGCCGCCATCGTCGCAACCCTGCTCGTGCGCAAGCCCGGCGACCGGTTTTTCATGTCCTATCTGCTCGATGACTGGTCGGCGGCCTATGATCGTATTCACAGTCGCAATGAGAAGCTCAACCAGCGGCGCAAGGCTTTCGCCGAAGCCATGAAGCGGAAGATCGAAACCAGCAACGCCGATGAAGTCATCATCGTTGCGCATAGTCTCGGCACGGTTCCGGCTGTGGAAGCGCTTGCCGACCTCCAGCGCGAGCGTCCTGACCTACTGGCAAAGCAGCCGGTTTCGCTGCTCGCCATCGGCTCCTGCCTGATGATGATCGCCCTGCACCCCAAGACGAAATCATTGCGCGAGGATGTGCGGGTGGTGATCGAGGAGAGCCCGGTCCTGTGGTCGGAATTCCAGGTGCTGACCGACATCATTCACTTCTACGGTTCGGACCCGACCAAGGTTCTGAAGCTGAAGACAGCCAACCCTCCGCTCATCAACCGCATCCGCTTCAAGCACGTCCACAGCGACAACCGCTACAAGCGATCGAAGGGCAATTTCTTCCTGATGCACCTTCTCTACATGCGCGGGGCGGAGAAGAAGAATTTCTACGATTTCGGCATGTTCCTGCACGGACCGTTTTTCTTTCGCGACCTGATGACCACGCATAAAGAAAAAGCCGCCCCTCTCGATGAAGAAGGACGGCTTCCCGTTCAATATAGCGACGCAGCTTAG
- a CDS encoding VOC family protein, whose translation MSLFDHIGFKARNVNRSLSFYESCMPELGLEVIARSGTGFFVSGGERAPVPFLWIHGGPDGAGDGEDKPGDRLHLMFTAGSREAVEAFHQTALKAGGKDSGGPGYQGPEEMGYYAALVFDPDGNTLEAGFRERKR comes from the coding sequence ATGTCGCTCTTCGATCACATCGGATTCAAAGCCCGTAACGTCAATCGCAGCCTTTCCTTTTATGAAAGCTGCATGCCCGAACTTGGCCTGGAGGTCATTGCCCGCTCAGGCACCGGCTTCTTCGTCAGCGGGGGAGAGCGGGCGCCTGTTCCGTTTTTGTGGATCCATGGCGGTCCGGATGGGGCAGGTGATGGCGAGGACAAGCCCGGCGACCGCTTGCATCTGATGTTTACGGCCGGAAGCCGCGAGGCGGTTGAGGCTTTTCATCAAACCGCACTGAAAGCGGGCGGCAAGGACAGCGGCGGTCCCGGCTATCAGGGGCCGGAGGAGATGGGCTACTACGCGGCACTGGTCTTCGATCCCGACGGAAACACGCTGGAAGCGGGTTTCCGTGAGAGGAAGCGATAA
- a CDS encoding 1-deoxy-D-ribulose 5-phosphate reductoisomerase — MTTNVALVGLARDLAARAETGKPIRIGLIGAGEMGTDIVTQVARMQGIEVGALSARRLPNTFKAVRTAYGDEDNAQEANSEAAMIRAIENGKIAVTGDNDLILSNPLIDVVIDATGIPEVGAETGIKAIRNGKHLVMMNVEADVTIGPYLKAEADKQGVIYSLGAGDEPSSCMELIEFVSAMGHKVVAAGKGKNNPLNFDAIPDDYQEEADRRNMNVRLLVEFVDGSKTMVEMAAIANATGLVPDIAGMHGPKAAIDELNRTLIPKEDGGVLNKSGVVDYSIGRGVSPGVFVIAKMEHPRLVERLEDLKMGKGPYFTFHRPFHLTSLEVPLTVARVVLHGKTDMVPLPKPVAEVCAVAKKDLQPGDRLDAIGQYCYRSWIMTTPEARAAKAIPCGLLQNGSVIAPIKKGELITYANAAPQPGSKIAELRALQDKMIYG; from the coding sequence ATGACGACAAATGTGGCACTGGTGGGACTGGCGCGCGATCTCGCAGCGCGGGCTGAAACCGGCAAGCCGATCCGCATCGGTCTGATTGGCGCAGGCGAAATGGGCACTGACATCGTCACGCAGGTCGCGCGGATGCAGGGCATCGAGGTCGGCGCGCTTTCCGCCCGAAGGCTCCCCAACACGTTCAAGGCCGTCCGCACCGCCTATGGCGATGAAGACAATGCGCAGGAAGCCAATAGCGAAGCGGCAATGATCCGCGCCATCGAGAACGGCAAGATCGCCGTCACCGGCGACAATGACCTGATCCTTTCCAACCCGCTGATTGATGTCGTCATCGACGCCACCGGCATTCCGGAAGTGGGTGCAGAAACCGGCATCAAGGCAATCCGCAACGGCAAGCATCTCGTGATGATGAATGTCGAAGCCGATGTCACCATTGGTCCCTATCTCAAGGCTGAAGCCGACAAGCAGGGCGTGATCTATTCGCTGGGCGCGGGCGACGAGCCGTCATCCTGCATGGAGCTGATCGAATTCGTGTCCGCCATGGGTCACAAGGTCGTGGCGGCTGGCAAGGGTAAGAACAATCCGCTCAATTTCGACGCGATCCCCGACGATTATCAGGAAGAGGCGGACCGCCGGAACATGAATGTCCGCCTGCTGGTGGAATTCGTCGACGGCTCCAAGACCATGGTTGAAATGGCGGCCATCGCCAACGCCACCGGACTTGTGCCCGACATTGCTGGCATGCACGGCCCCAAGGCCGCAATCGACGAGCTGAACCGCACCCTGATCCCGAAGGAAGACGGCGGCGTTCTCAACAAATCGGGCGTGGTCGATTATTCCATCGGGCGCGGCGTATCGCCGGGCGTCTTCGTCATCGCCAAGATGGAACATCCCCGCCTGGTCGAGCGTCTGGAAGATCTGAAGATGGGCAAAGGCCCCTATTTCACCTTCCACCGTCCCTTCCACCTCACCTCGCTGGAAGTGCCGCTGACCGTGGCGCGCGTCGTGCTGCATGGCAAGACCGACATGGTGCCACTGCCGAAGCCGGTGGCGGAAGTCTGCGCGGTTGCCAAGAAGGATTTGCAGCCCGGCGACCGTCTCGATGCCATTGGCCAATATTGCTATCGCTCGTGGATCATGACGACGCCTGAAGCCCGTGCGGCCAAGGCCATTCCCTGCGGCCTGCTTCAGAACGGCTCGGTCATCGCGCCGATCAAGAAGGGCGAACTCATCACCTATGCCAATGCTGCGCCGCAGCCCGGCTCGAAGATAGCCGAACTGCGCGCTTTGCAAGACAAGATGATCTACGGCTAA
- a CDS encoding HAD family hydrolase: MSSVSPFDLVIFDCDGVLVDSEPLSCLAFERVYANHGMELPHGTVAKGIGMKQADIMKMIEDMTGHRLPDGVDGEFWPATRTLFAEALEPTIGIADFLRELPQKRCVASSSQPERIAFSLEKTGISRYFGDAVYSSSMVKRGKPAPDLFLFAATKMGVDPARCVVIEDSPFGVEGAIAAGMTAFGYTGGGHTYAGHAEKLSGKGAHQVFSHWDDIAREILVAA; the protein is encoded by the coding sequence ATGAGCAGCGTATCCCCTTTCGATCTTGTGATTTTCGATTGCGACGGCGTTCTCGTCGATAGCGAGCCGCTTTCCTGTCTTGCGTTCGAGCGGGTCTATGCCAATCACGGTATGGAATTGCCGCACGGCACGGTCGCCAAGGGCATCGGCATGAAGCAGGCCGACATCATGAAGATGATCGAGGACATGACCGGGCATCGTCTGCCGGACGGCGTTGACGGCGAGTTCTGGCCAGCCACCAGAACGCTGTTTGCGGAAGCGCTGGAGCCGACAATCGGTATTGCAGATTTTCTGCGTGAGTTGCCGCAGAAGCGCTGCGTGGCTTCGTCTTCGCAGCCCGAGCGTATCGCGTTCAGCCTGGAAAAAACCGGCATCAGCCGTTATTTCGGCGACGCGGTCTATTCATCCAGCATGGTCAAGCGCGGCAAGCCTGCGCCGGATCTGTTCCTGTTTGCTGCGACCAAGATGGGTGTCGATCCGGCTCGTTGCGTGGTGATCGAGGATTCGCCCTTCGGTGTCGAGGGCGCGATTGCAGCGGGCATGACCGCGTTTGGCTATACAGGCGGCGGACATACCTATGCCGGGCACGCCGAAAAATTGTCGGGCAAGGGCGCGCATCAGGTTTTCTCGCACTGGGATGATATTGCCCGGGAAATTCTGGTTGCTGCCTGA
- a CDS encoding proton-translocating transhydrogenase family protein, giving the protein MAETSLDKALESLNQAADAVRQAAENAGGLGDAAAAAAHAASGGAIDPFVFRFAIFILSIFVGYYVVWSVTPALHTPLMAVTNAISSVIVVGALLAVGLSLSGWATGFGFIALILASVNIFGGFLVTQRMLAMYKKKEK; this is encoded by the coding sequence ATGGCCGAAACTAGTCTCGATAAAGCTCTTGAGAGCTTGAACCAGGCCGCAGACGCCGTTCGTCAGGCTGCGGAAAATGCCGGTGGTCTGGGCGATGCTGCGGCGGCTGCTGCGCATGCCGCATCGGGCGGCGCGATCGATCCGTTCGTGTTCCGCTTTGCGATTTTCATCCTGTCGATTTTCGTCGGCTATTACGTCGTGTGGTCGGTTACGCCTGCGCTGCACACCCCGCTGATGGCCGTTACCAACGCCATTTCATCGGTGATCGTGGTGGGCGCGCTTCTGGCCGTCGGCCTTTCGCTTTCGGGCTGGGCAACCGGCTTCGGTTTCATTGCGCTCATTCTGGCGAGCGTCAACATTTTTGGCGGCTTCCTGGTCACCCAGCGCATGCTCGCCATGTACAAGAAAAAAGAAAAGTGA
- a CDS encoding MetQ/NlpA family ABC transporter substrate-binding protein, with product MSSVLSRYTLTRRAGLKALLFTAAALTVGFASAPSHAEDKTIKVGIMGGEDEDVWKVVAEEGKKHGLNIERVTFNDYNQPNEALERKEIDANAFQHKPYLDEQIKQHGYKISVAGYTAVWPIGIYSRKVKNLDELKEGAVVGVPNDPTNEGRALRVLEASGLIKLKPDAGILATPIDIVENPKKLEIKELDAGVVGRSIDDLDAAIVNNDWAAKAGLKKEEAIGWESKENNPYNNFIAVRTEDENAEWVKNLVASFQNDAVKAELDRVYKGTGIPAWN from the coding sequence ATGTCGTCAGTCCTTTCCCGCTACACGCTGACCCGTCGCGCCGGTCTGAAAGCCCTTCTCTTCACCGCAGCCGCACTGACTGTCGGCTTCGCGTCGGCACCGAGCCACGCAGAAGACAAGACCATCAAGGTGGGCATCATGGGCGGCGAAGACGAAGACGTCTGGAAAGTCGTTGCCGAAGAAGGCAAGAAGCATGGCCTCAACATCGAGCGCGTGACCTTCAATGATTACAACCAGCCGAATGAAGCGCTGGAACGCAAGGAAATCGACGCCAATGCCTTCCAGCACAAGCCTTACCTCGACGAACAGATTAAGCAGCACGGCTACAAGATCAGCGTTGCCGGCTACACCGCCGTCTGGCCAATCGGCATCTATTCGCGCAAGGTCAAGAACCTTGACGAACTGAAGGAAGGCGCGGTTGTTGGCGTACCCAACGATCCGACCAATGAAGGCCGCGCATTGCGCGTTCTCGAAGCAAGCGGCCTCATCAAGCTGAAGCCGGATGCGGGCATTCTCGCAACGCCAATCGATATCGTTGAAAACCCGAAGAAGCTCGAAATCAAGGAACTCGACGCCGGTGTCGTCGGTCGGTCCATCGATGATCTCGATGCAGCCATCGTCAACAATGACTGGGCTGCGAAAGCTGGTCTGAAGAAGGAAGAGGCAATCGGCTGGGAATCCAAGGAAAACAACCCATACAACAACTTCATCGCGGTCCGTACCGAAGATGAGAATGCAGAGTGGGTGAAGAACCTTGTTGCTTCCTTCCAGAACGACGCAGTGAAGGCCGAACTGGACCGCGTTTACAAAGGCACAGGCATTCCAGCCTGGAACTAA
- a CDS encoding tetratricopeptide repeat protein — protein sequence MQSLPTRLKVMQSSGTKVSGIEALGGTGRNGLIIAAALLALTVAGCQSSTTTALSTVDRAQGSSENISSLTSVIQSNPRDPEGYNVRGSAYGKSGRYKEALRDFDQAIALNPNFYQAYANRALVYRYMGDSTKAVQDYSKAIQLNGQYDAAYIGRGNVYRQAGRLDQALSDFNQAISLQTTDGRAYHNRGLIYQAKGQHKQAIEDFSKAISLNSTAPEPYNGRGISYVALGDYDNAFDDFNTAITLDQGIAESWANQALVYEHNGDKAKAANSYSRAVQLDPKYQPAKDGLARTRG from the coding sequence ATGCAGTCGTTGCCCACGCGCTTAAAGGTGATGCAATCGTCTGGAACGAAAGTTTCGGGAATTGAGGCATTGGGTGGAACAGGTCGAAATGGCCTCATCATTGCCGCCGCACTTCTGGCTTTGACCGTAGCGGGCTGCCAAAGCTCCACGACGACGGCACTGAGTACGGTCGACCGTGCGCAGGGATCGAGCGAGAACATCAGTTCGCTGACGAGCGTGATCCAGAGCAATCCGCGTGATCCGGAAGGCTACAATGTGCGCGGCTCCGCCTATGGAAAATCCGGGCGTTACAAGGAAGCGCTGCGCGATTTCGATCAGGCGATTGCGCTCAACCCGAATTTCTATCAGGCCTATGCCAACCGCGCGCTGGTCTATCGCTATATGGGCGACAGCACCAAGGCCGTGCAGGATTACAGCAAGGCCATCCAGCTCAATGGACAATATGATGCTGCCTATATCGGGCGCGGCAATGTCTATCGTCAGGCCGGACGTCTCGATCAGGCACTCAGCGACTTCAATCAGGCCATTTCCCTGCAGACGACGGACGGTCGCGCTTATCACAATCGCGGCCTGATCTATCAGGCGAAAGGCCAGCACAAGCAGGCTATCGAGGATTTCTCCAAGGCAATCTCGCTCAATTCCACGGCGCCGGAACCTTATAACGGTCGCGGCATTTCCTATGTCGCACTTGGCGACTACGACAATGCCTTCGACGATTTCAACACGGCCATCACGCTCGACCAGGGCATCGCGGAAAGCTGGGCCAACCAGGCGCTCGTTTACGAACACAATGGTGACAAGGCCAAGGCTGCAAATTCCTATTCGCGGGCTGTACAGCTTGACCCGAAATACCAGCCGGCAAAGGATGGTCTGGCACGGACGCGCGGATAA